The following are from one region of the Sulfurimicrobium lacus genome:
- a CDS encoding carbonic anhydrase, translated as MNHIEKLVEGFKRFRRHNYEENRALFDRLTRQGQSPKTIVVGCCDSRVDPAIVTDSDPGDLFIIRNVANLVPPFETSGNYHGTSAALEFGVRHLEVENIVVLGHAHCGGIRALLDEAPGDKPGEGFIAEWMKVASNARNRVLSRMHGEPLEKQVRACEQEAILVSLDNLLTFPWILERVAQRKLALHGWYFDMEHGELLAYNPGSNRFEALS; from the coding sequence ATGAACCACATTGAAAAACTTGTCGAAGGTTTCAAGCGCTTCCGCCGCCACAATTACGAGGAAAATCGCGCCTTGTTCGACCGTCTCACCAGGCAGGGGCAGTCGCCCAAGACGATTGTGGTGGGGTGTTGCGATTCCAGGGTGGATCCCGCCATCGTGACGGACAGCGACCCGGGCGACCTGTTCATCATCCGCAATGTCGCCAACCTGGTTCCGCCCTTCGAGACCAGCGGCAATTATCACGGCACCAGCGCCGCCCTGGAATTCGGGGTGCGCCACCTGGAAGTGGAGAACATCGTGGTGCTGGGGCACGCCCACTGCGGCGGCATCAGGGCGTTGCTGGACGAGGCGCCGGGGGATAAACCCGGGGAAGGATTCATTGCGGAGTGGATGAAAGTCGCCAGCAATGCGCGCAACCGCGTGTTGTCGCGGATGCATGGAGAACCGCTGGAAAAGCAGGTACGCGCCTGCGAGCAGGAGGCCATCCTGGTGTCCCTGGACAACTTGCTGACTTTCCCCTGGATACTGGAGCGTGTCGCGCAAAGGAAACTGGCGCTGCATGGCTGGTATTTCGATATGGAACACGGCGAGCTATTGGCCTACAACCCCGGCAGCAATCGTTTCGAGGCGCTTTCCTGA
- a CDS encoding class II fructose-bisphosphate aldolase, which produces MALVNMADMLGHAYRHAYAVGAFGVVTLDFLEAVIQAAENYRAPVILNLTESHFDYYDFDLLAPAVVAAARRAKVPVAIHLDHGHSLESAERAIRCGFSGVMVDYSDQPFEDNLRLTRAVVGLAHASGVTVEAELGYVPGGEGENAENLSHEFDYTSHAEARVFVARSGVDCLAVSIGTVHGRMKGAPKLDYARLAKINEAVGIPLVIHGGTGLSDEQFRKLIANGVAKINYYTGLSDLAVRHIRDNPAIGDSGYMALKRSTREAVRGEVERCIRLWGSGGRAAEVLEQCRALP; this is translated from the coding sequence ATGGCACTCGTCAACATGGCCGACATGCTGGGCCACGCCTACCGTCACGCCTATGCCGTGGGCGCGTTCGGCGTGGTCACGCTGGATTTTCTCGAAGCCGTCATCCAGGCGGCGGAAAACTATCGTGCGCCGGTGATCCTCAACCTGACCGAATCGCATTTCGACTATTACGATTTCGATCTGCTGGCGCCGGCGGTGGTGGCCGCGGCGCGGCGCGCCAAGGTTCCGGTGGCGATCCACCTCGACCACGGCCACAGCCTCGAATCGGCCGAACGCGCGATTCGCTGCGGTTTCAGCGGGGTGATGGTGGACTACTCGGATCAGCCTTTCGAGGATAACCTGCGCCTGACGCGTGCCGTGGTCGGTCTGGCGCACGCCAGCGGCGTGACGGTGGAAGCCGAGCTGGGTTATGTGCCGGGCGGCGAGGGCGAGAACGCGGAAAATCTGTCGCACGAATTCGACTACACCTCGCATGCCGAAGCCAGGGTGTTCGTGGCGCGCAGCGGGGTGGACTGCCTGGCGGTGTCCATCGGCACCGTGCACGGGCGCATGAAGGGCGCGCCCAAGCTGGACTATGCGCGCCTGGCGAAGATCAACGAGGCAGTCGGCATCCCGCTGGTGATCCACGGCGGCACGGGCTTGTCCGACGAGCAGTTCCGCAAGCTGATCGCCAACGGCGTGGCCAAGATCAACTACTACACCGGGCTCTCCGACCTCGCCGTGCGGCATATCCGCGACAACCCGGCGATCGGCGACAGCGGCTACATGGCGCTCAAGCGCAGCACCCGGGAAGCGGTACGGGGCGAGGTGGAGCGCTGCATTCGCCTGTGGGGCAGCGGCGGACGCGCGGCGGAAGTGCTGGAACAATGCCGCGCTCTGCCTTGA
- the purE gene encoding 5-(carboxyamino)imidazole ribonucleotide mutase, translated as MKKSAVAKKFAGHAGSKILVGILTGSPNDLPTVVKVRDTLSELGIPSEIVVASAHRTPDKVLAYLERAHREDVQVLIGCAGVAAHLAGVIAGHTRLPVIGLPLSGGIMSGLDALLSTVQMPPGVPVATVAVDGAKNAAMLAARILALKFPEINLALEAAGKKERARYDQSADEALAKLAGK; from the coding sequence ATGAAGAAGTCCGCCGTTGCAAAGAAATTCGCCGGGCATGCCGGCAGCAAGATTCTGGTCGGTATTCTGACCGGCAGTCCCAATGACCTGCCCACCGTGGTCAAGGTGCGCGACACCCTGAGCGAACTGGGCATCCCCAGCGAAATCGTGGTGGCCTCGGCCCACCGCACGCCGGACAAGGTGCTGGCCTATCTCGAACGCGCGCACCGGGAAGACGTGCAGGTGCTGATCGGCTGTGCCGGCGTGGCCGCGCACCTGGCCGGCGTCATCGCGGGCCATACCCGCCTGCCGGTGATCGGCCTGCCGCTTTCCGGCGGCATCATGTCCGGCCTCGACGCCCTGCTTTCGACCGTGCAGATGCCGCCCGGGGTGCCGGTTGCCACCGTGGCGGTGGATGGCGCGAAAAACGCCGCCATGCTGGCGGCCCGTATCCTTGCGCTCAAATTCCCGGAAATCAACCTGGCCCTGGAGGCGGCAGGGAAAAAGGAACGCGCCCGCTACGACCAGAGCGCCGACGAGGCATTGGCGAAACTGGCAGGAAAGTAG